The following proteins come from a genomic window of Meiothermus sp. Pnk-1:
- a CDS encoding HPP family protein has product MKARPHSVRLDETLLVAAQRMLQHRLGGLPVVDESGKLVGLIEVDDLLPRPENVPFSEVEALRLFDEWVDPGSVEGIYRQYQSRPVASAMRTELAVVSPEDPLETALVRMLQNRQYRRVLVVDAQGQLIGTLTRSDFLRLFVMQGPSASHPITPTED; this is encoded by the coding sequence ATGAAAGCTAGACCCCACAGCGTGCGCCTGGACGAGACCTTGCTGGTGGCCGCCCAGCGGATGCTCCAGCACCGCCTGGGGGGGCTGCCGGTGGTGGACGAAAGCGGGAAGCTGGTGGGGCTTATCGAGGTGGACGATTTGCTGCCCCGACCGGAAAACGTCCCTTTCTCCGAGGTGGAGGCCTTGCGGTTGTTCGATGAATGGGTGGATCCGGGCTCGGTGGAGGGCATCTACCGGCAGTACCAGTCCAGGCCGGTGGCGTCAGCCATGCGCACCGAGCTGGCGGTGGTCTCTCCCGAGGACCCGCTGGAAACCGCCCTGGTGCGCATGCTGCAAAACCGGCAGTACCGCCGCGTGCTGGTGGTAGACGCGCAGGGCCAGTTGATCGGCACCCTCACCCGCAGCGATTTCCTGCGGCTGTTTGTGATGCAAGGCCCGTCGGCTTCCCACCCGATCACCCCCACGGAGGATTGA
- a CDS encoding aminopeptidase, with the protein MEITFAQLLSDYCLQAQPSQTVLIEAQTPALPLIEALVPALLERGAYPLVLLEYPEQGRDFLEKAGAWLEQIPPIRCQMAEAANASLRIQSEENPLSLSGIDPARLTRHRKAWRELSEIRLGKRWTLTLYPTPGYAQQAGMSTAHFRAFVQRALFLDKPDPVAAWRELAAFQAALIERLRKVREVRLEAEGTDLRLSVEGRTWVNSDGKRNMPSGEVFTGPWEASAEGEVSFNLPAVVAGQRVEGVYLRFRQGQVVEARAERGEEYLHSVLESDPGAKFLGELGIGTNFGIDRPSGIVLFDEKIGGSVHLALGNSYPETGGTNRSAVHWDLVLDLRSGGRIWADGEVLQENGQFVGI; encoded by the coding sequence GTGGAAATAACCTTCGCCCAACTCCTGAGCGACTACTGCCTCCAAGCCCAGCCCTCCCAGACCGTGCTGATCGAGGCCCAGACCCCGGCCCTGCCCCTCATCGAGGCCCTGGTTCCGGCCCTCCTGGAGCGCGGAGCTTACCCGCTGGTGCTCTTGGAGTATCCCGAGCAGGGGCGGGATTTCCTCGAGAAAGCCGGGGCTTGGCTCGAGCAAATCCCGCCCATCCGCTGCCAGATGGCCGAGGCGGCCAACGCCTCTTTGCGCATACAGAGCGAGGAGAACCCCCTCTCGCTCTCCGGAATTGACCCGGCCCGCCTCACCAGGCACCGCAAGGCCTGGCGCGAGCTCTCGGAGATCCGCCTGGGCAAGCGCTGGACGCTCACCCTCTACCCCACCCCGGGGTATGCCCAGCAGGCCGGGATGAGCACCGCCCATTTCCGAGCGTTCGTGCAACGGGCGCTGTTCCTCGACAAGCCCGATCCGGTAGCCGCTTGGCGCGAGCTGGCGGCTTTCCAGGCGGCTTTGATCGAGCGGCTCCGGAAAGTGCGGGAGGTCCGGCTCGAGGCCGAGGGCACCGATTTACGGCTTAGCGTGGAAGGGCGCACCTGGGTCAACTCCGACGGTAAGCGCAACATGCCCTCGGGTGAGGTGTTCACCGGCCCCTGGGAGGCCTCCGCCGAGGGAGAGGTGAGCTTCAACCTGCCGGCGGTGGTGGCCGGGCAGCGGGTGGAGGGGGTGTACCTGAGGTTTCGGCAAGGCCAGGTGGTGGAGGCCCGGGCTGAGCGGGGGGAAGAATACCTGCACTCGGTGCTCGAGAGCGACCCTGGGGCGAAGTTCCTGGGCGAACTCGGCATCGGCACCAACTTTGGCATCGACCGCCCCAGCGGGATCGTGCTCTTCGACGAGAAGATCGGCGGGAGCGTGCACCTGGCGTTGGGCAACAGCTACCCCGAGACCGGGGGGACCAACCGCTCGGCGGTGCACTGGGACCTGGTGCTCGACCTGAGGTCTGGCGGGCGCATCTGGGCCGATGGGGAGGTGTTGCAGGAGAACGGGCAGTTCGTGGGGATCTGA
- a CDS encoding cation:proton antiporter → MHLLEVFYLLLAAQLLGWVFKTLRQPVVIGEVLAGVVVGPAVLGWVHQGEILEFLAELGAIFLLFMVGLETRLKDILAVGKEAFLVAVLGVAFPFVGGYFYGGVIGFQQLPALFLGTTLVATSVGITARVLQELGVLSRPYSRIILGAAVIDDVLGLIVLAVVSGVAQSGTVEIAAALRITLISAVFVGAAMALVPLVRRLPLERLPVGSPFGFALVAGVGLAALAAAIGLAPIVGAFLAGMLLAEVREKYELERPSFAVQAFLSPIFFAMVGVRLELAALAQSQVLLYGSVVLLIALAGKLVGGFLGALSQGFRRAVVVGVGMAPRGEVGLIVAALGLAAGAVNEEEYALVLFMVVGTTLLAPLFLRPVIAWAERESPSERRRA, encoded by the coding sequence ATGCACCTGCTAGAGGTTTTTTACCTGCTCCTGGCGGCCCAGCTCCTAGGCTGGGTCTTCAAAACCCTAAGACAACCCGTGGTGATCGGCGAGGTGCTGGCGGGGGTAGTGGTGGGCCCGGCGGTGCTGGGTTGGGTGCACCAGGGGGAGATCTTGGAGTTTCTCGCCGAGCTGGGGGCGATCTTCTTGCTGTTCATGGTGGGGCTCGAGACCCGCCTCAAGGACATCTTGGCGGTGGGCAAAGAGGCCTTTCTGGTGGCGGTGCTGGGGGTGGCCTTCCCGTTCGTGGGGGGGTACTTCTACGGCGGGGTCATCGGCTTCCAGCAACTCCCGGCGCTGTTTCTGGGCACCACGCTGGTGGCCACCAGCGTAGGCATCACCGCCCGGGTGCTGCAGGAGCTGGGGGTGCTCTCGCGCCCCTACAGCCGTATCATCCTGGGGGCGGCGGTCATCGACGACGTGCTAGGCCTGATCGTGCTGGCGGTGGTCAGCGGGGTGGCCCAGAGCGGGACTGTGGAGATCGCCGCGGCGCTGCGCATCACGCTGATCTCAGCCGTGTTTGTGGGGGCGGCCATGGCCCTGGTGCCCCTGGTGCGCCGCCTTCCGCTCGAGCGCCTGCCGGTGGGGAGCCCCTTTGGCTTTGCCCTAGTGGCGGGGGTGGGGTTGGCGGCGCTGGCGGCGGCCATCGGCCTGGCCCCCATCGTGGGGGCTTTCCTGGCGGGGATGCTGCTGGCCGAGGTGCGGGAGAAATATGAGCTCGAGCGGCCCTCCTTCGCCGTGCAGGCCTTTTTGTCGCCCATCTTCTTCGCCATGGTGGGGGTTCGCCTGGAGCTAGCCGCGTTGGCCCAAAGCCAGGTGCTCCTCTACGGTAGCGTGGTGCTGCTGATCGCTTTGGCGGGCAAGCTGGTGGGGGGGTTTTTGGGAGCGCTCAGCCAGGGGTTCCGGCGGGCGGTGGTGGTGGGGGTGGGGATGGCCCCCAGGGGCGAGGTGGGCCTTATCGTGGCCGCCCTGGGCCTGGCGGCGGGGGCGGTGAACGAGGAAGAATACGCCCTGGTGCTCTTTATGGTGGTGGGTACCACCCTGCTGGCTCCGCTGTTCTTGCGCCCGGTGATCGCCTGGGCCGAGCGAGAATCGCCCTCCGAGCGCAGGCGGGCTTGA
- a CDS encoding 30S ribosomal protein S1, producing MEDKATQTPVQVVETTDGTPQQPQVPASEAQAPAPQTATEAAPAQASAEATPASGSLMEQALQDAEARLEKTVQRGQILQGTVVFVGHDGVAVDIGARSEGIIPFNQLTEENLPEEELKKLLKPGDVVNVYVVRADLENGQIILSKKRAETDRSWVKIQELFDRAEPVMVTVKEKVKGGLVAFVEGVRAFLPASQVDLKRTPELDGYVGQSFPVKIIELNRKKGRVILSRRAVVEEEQKNLRANLLSQLKPDDVVEGQVVEVTEFGVFVALGGVDGLVHRSEITWGRFTHPKEVIQKGQTVRAKVLSVDPERERVNLSIKALVPDPWLTVSEKYPIGSRVRGKVVGLTPFGAFVEVEPGLEGLIHISELSWTKRPKHPSEVVKEGEEVEAVVLRIDPTERRLSLGLRQTQPDPWKSLPDRYPPGTPVKGKVTGLTDFGVFVEIEPGIEGLIHISELDYTRVEKPSDLFKKGDEVEAVILNIDPVEQRISLSRKRLLTPPAPTPQPEEAEEGERSRRGGPQMRDNRERPKKKNKGARAEGRLERRPRESEYGVTAAYTNYDPNVVTAANASVKLGDLYGDLLNQLGLEEEKETK from the coding sequence ATGGAAGACAAGGCAACCCAGACCCCCGTGCAGGTCGTAGAAACGACGGACGGGACCCCCCAGCAACCCCAAGTACCGGCCAGCGAAGCTCAGGCCCCCGCTCCTCAAACCGCGACGGAAGCCGCCCCGGCTCAAGCCAGCGCCGAGGCAACCCCGGCTAGCGGAAGCTTGATGGAACAAGCCCTACAAGACGCCGAAGCGCGCCTCGAGAAGACCGTTCAGCGCGGGCAGATCCTGCAAGGAACGGTGGTATTCGTAGGCCATGACGGCGTGGCGGTGGATATCGGCGCCCGCAGCGAGGGCATCATCCCCTTCAACCAGCTCACCGAGGAGAACCTTCCCGAAGAGGAGCTTAAAAAGCTTTTGAAGCCCGGCGACGTGGTCAACGTCTACGTGGTGCGGGCCGACCTCGAGAACGGCCAGATTATCCTCTCCAAGAAACGGGCCGAGACCGATAGGAGCTGGGTCAAGATCCAGGAGCTTTTCGACCGGGCCGAGCCGGTGATGGTCACCGTGAAGGAGAAGGTCAAAGGGGGACTGGTGGCCTTTGTCGAGGGCGTCCGCGCCTTCTTGCCGGCCTCTCAGGTTGACCTCAAGCGCACCCCCGAACTCGACGGGTACGTGGGGCAGAGCTTCCCGGTCAAGATCATCGAGCTCAACCGCAAAAAAGGTCGGGTAATCCTCTCTCGCCGGGCGGTGGTGGAAGAAGAGCAGAAGAACCTGCGGGCCAACCTGCTCTCGCAGCTCAAACCCGACGACGTAGTCGAAGGCCAGGTGGTCGAGGTTACCGAGTTCGGGGTGTTCGTGGCGCTGGGCGGCGTGGACGGCCTGGTGCACCGCTCGGAAATCACCTGGGGCCGCTTCACCCACCCCAAGGAAGTGATCCAGAAGGGGCAGACCGTGCGGGCCAAGGTGCTCTCGGTAGATCCCGAGCGCGAGCGGGTCAACCTCTCGATCAAGGCCCTGGTCCCCGACCCCTGGCTCACCGTGAGCGAGAAGTACCCCATCGGCAGCCGGGTGCGGGGCAAGGTGGTGGGCCTCACTCCCTTTGGGGCCTTTGTGGAGGTGGAGCCGGGCCTCGAGGGGCTGATCCACATCAGCGAACTCTCCTGGACCAAACGCCCCAAACACCCCTCCGAGGTGGTGAAAGAGGGCGAAGAGGTAGAGGCGGTGGTGCTGCGCATCGACCCAACCGAGCGCCGCCTCTCCCTGGGCTTGCGCCAGACCCAGCCCGATCCCTGGAAGAGCCTCCCCGACCGCTACCCGCCGGGCACGCCGGTCAAGGGTAAGGTCACCGGCCTCACCGATTTCGGGGTGTTCGTGGAGATCGAGCCGGGCATCGAGGGCTTGATCCACATCAGCGAGCTCGACTACACCCGCGTCGAGAAGCCCTCCGACCTCTTCAAGAAGGGCGATGAGGTCGAGGCGGTGATCCTCAACATCGACCCCGTCGAGCAGCGCATCTCCCTCTCGCGCAAGCGCCTTCTGACCCCGCCCGCCCCCACCCCCCAGCCCGAGGAGGCCGAAGAGGGCGAGCGTTCCCGGCGGGGCGGGCCGCAGATGCGCGACAACCGCGAGCGGCCTAAAAAGAAGAACAAGGGGGCGCGGGCTGAGGGTCGCCTCGAGCGCCGCCCCCGCGAGAGCGAGTACGGGGTCACCGCCGCCTACACCAACTACGACCCCAACGTGGTCACCGCGGCCAACGCCTCGGTCAAGCTGGGCGACCTTTACGGCGACCTCTTGAACCAGCTCGGGCTCGAGGAAGAAAAAGAGACCAAGTAA
- a CDS encoding zinc-dependent alcohol dehydrogenase family protein encodes MRAMLLEVPGGPLQRAERPLPVPEAGQVLLRVRACGVCRTDLHILDGELPAPRLPLILGHQIVAEVAGLGPGVGRFTLGERVGVAWLGWACGACKYCQRGQENLCPQARFTGYHLDGGYAEYTVAYADFCYPLPAGYGDLEVAPLLCAGLIGYRSLKLAGQAERLGLYGFGAAAHILTQVARHQGRQVYAFTRPGDTLGQRFALELGAVWAGGSDQSPPQKLDAAILFAPDGALVPKALRDVDKGGTVVCGGIHMSQIPAFPYALLWEERGLRSVANLTRQDGEEFLALAPQVPIKTEVQVYPLEAASQALSDLRAGRVRGAAVLAV; translated from the coding sequence ATGCGCGCGATGCTGCTAGAAGTGCCGGGAGGGCCGCTACAGCGGGCCGAGCGCCCCCTGCCGGTGCCGGAAGCGGGCCAGGTGCTCCTGCGGGTACGGGCCTGCGGGGTCTGCCGCACAGACCTGCACATCCTGGACGGCGAACTCCCGGCCCCCCGGCTTCCCCTCATCCTGGGCCACCAGATCGTGGCGGAGGTGGCCGGATTGGGGCCGGGGGTGGGGCGGTTTACCCTCGGAGAGCGGGTAGGGGTGGCCTGGCTGGGCTGGGCCTGCGGGGCCTGCAAGTACTGCCAACGGGGCCAGGAGAACCTCTGCCCACAGGCCCGCTTCACCGGCTATCACCTCGACGGCGGCTACGCAGAGTACACTGTGGCCTACGCCGATTTCTGCTATCCCTTGCCGGCGGGATACGGCGACCTCGAGGTCGCTCCCCTCCTGTGCGCGGGGCTCATCGGTTACCGCAGCCTCAAGCTGGCCGGCCAGGCCGAGCGCCTGGGCCTCTATGGCTTCGGCGCCGCCGCCCACATCCTGACCCAAGTAGCCCGGCACCAAGGCCGACAGGTCTACGCCTTCACCCGGCCCGGCGACACCCTAGGGCAGCGCTTTGCCCTCGAGCTGGGGGCGGTCTGGGCCGGGGGTTCGGACCAAAGCCCGCCGCAGAAGCTGGACGCGGCGATCCTCTTCGCCCCGGACGGAGCCCTGGTACCCAAGGCCCTGCGGGACGTGGACAAAGGTGGCACCGTGGTCTGCGGCGGCATCCACATGAGCCAAATCCCCGCCTTCCCCTACGCGCTGTTGTGGGAGGAGCGGGGGCTGCGCTCGGTAGCCAACCTGACCCGCCAAGATGGCGAGGAGTTTCTGGCCTTGGCCCCGCAGGTGCCCATCAAAACCGAGGTACAAGTCTACCCGCTCGAGGCGGCCAGCCAGGCCCTCTCCGACCTGCGCGCCGGGAGGGTGCGGGGGGCGGCGGTGCTGGCCGTCTGA
- a CDS encoding PEGA domain-containing protein: protein MRKALAFLLTGLATLAAAQVRPQSIIVNPTPPADLQVRVWVDRDPSGQGNPVYDFGEPIYVSVQVTQDAYVYLFSVRATGEIVGILPNAYDQDNFLRAGEVRTYPPAGAQYSFTVAPPAGQDRVLAVASRRPLDVSEIVDIQTGQARIQGVQNLARALSIVVTPVPRQDWVSDEAYFIAGQLPPPPTATLSVDSNPRGATVRLNGQVVGNTPLTLTIDAEPTTVEVSRAGYPTYRTSISPRVGEQVRVYADLQALLVSRIVVDANIRGAQVYIDGRFVGNVPVNVTATPGNRVVEVRAGGYTTFRTTVNLRPGETERVYATLRAVTPPPQPNPPIVVPAPNVPTGRITYTCQGGRLVVNYATPNLVQVFYNDDFQDLPLTQSGGTLVYSNGTYTWQLRGGIGSFFVRGGQVRSGCRPQ from the coding sequence ATGAGAAAAGCCTTAGCCTTTCTGTTGACCGGCCTGGCTACTTTGGCCGCCGCTCAGGTTCGCCCGCAGAGCATCATCGTCAACCCCACGCCCCCGGCGGACCTGCAGGTGCGGGTGTGGGTGGACCGCGACCCGAGCGGTCAAGGAAACCCGGTGTACGACTTCGGGGAGCCCATCTACGTCTCGGTGCAGGTGACCCAAGACGCCTATGTCTACCTCTTCAGCGTGCGGGCCACCGGCGAGATCGTGGGCATCCTGCCCAACGCCTACGACCAGGACAACTTCCTGCGGGCCGGTGAGGTGCGCACCTACCCCCCGGCGGGGGCGCAGTACAGCTTCACCGTAGCCCCTCCGGCGGGGCAGGACCGGGTGCTGGCGGTGGCCAGCCGCCGTCCGCTGGACGTCTCCGAGATCGTGGACATCCAGACCGGCCAGGCCCGCATCCAGGGGGTGCAGAACCTGGCCAGAGCCCTTTCCATCGTGGTCACCCCGGTGCCTCGGCAGGACTGGGTGAGCGATGAGGCCTACTTCATCGCCGGCCAGCTCCCCCCGCCGCCGACCGCGACGCTCAGTGTGGACTCCAACCCGCGCGGGGCCACCGTGCGGCTGAACGGGCAGGTGGTGGGCAACACTCCCTTGACCCTCACCATCGACGCCGAGCCAACTACCGTGGAGGTCTCGAGGGCCGGTTACCCTACCTACCGCACCAGCATCAGCCCGCGGGTGGGGGAGCAGGTCCGGGTCTATGCCGACTTGCAGGCGCTGTTGGTCAGCCGGATTGTGGTGGACGCCAACATCCGGGGGGCCCAGGTATACATCGACGGGCGCTTCGTAGGAAACGTCCCGGTGAACGTCACCGCCACGCCGGGCAACCGCGTGGTGGAGGTGCGGGCCGGGGGCTACACCACCTTCCGCACCACCGTCAACCTGCGGCCCGGCGAGACCGAGCGGGTCTACGCTACCCTGCGGGCCGTCACCCCGCCGCCCCAACCCAACCCGCCCATTGTGGTGCCGGCCCCCAACGTCCCTACCGGGCGGATCACCTATACCTGCCAGGGTGGGCGCCTGGTGGTTAATTACGCCACCCCCAACTTAGTGCAGGTCTTTTATAACGATGACTTCCAAGATTTGCCCTTGACCCAAAGCGGAGGAACCCTGGTTTACTCGAACGGCACCTACACCTGGCAACTTCGGGGAGGCATCGGCTCATTCTTCGTCCGGGGCGGACAGGTCCGTAGCGGCTGCCGCCCGCAGTAG
- the uvrB gene encoding excinuclease ABC subunit UvrB translates to MFRYRGPEPKGDQPKAIAQLTEAIQDGERFVTLLGATGTGKTVTMAQTIAALGRPALVLAPNKVLAAQLASEFRELFPENAVEYFISYYDYYQPEAYVPGRDLYIEKDASINPEIERLRHSTTRSLLTRRDVIVVASVSAIYGLGSPEDYRNMSLVVEVGQNLPREVLLERLVDLQYERGDLQLEPGKFRAKGEVLEVWPAYETEPIRIEMWGDTLERISVTHPVTGERLKDLPGFVLLSATHYATPEARLKEAIPQIKADLEVRLRELEEQGKLLEAQRLKERTLYDLEMLEVMGTCPGIENYSRYLSGKAPGEPPYTLLDYFPEDYLTFLDESHVTVPQLRGMYNGDYMRKKTLVDYGFRLPSALDNRPLRFNEFLERVGQVLFVSATPGPYEREVSGRTVEQIIRPTGLLDPKVTIKPARGQIEDLMGAIRARAAKKERVLVTVLTVRMAEELTNYLVEHGIRARYLHHELDAFERQALLRDLRLGHFDCLVGINLLREGLDLPEVSLVAILDADKTGFLRSERSLIQTIGRAARNAEGEVYLYAETVSEAMRVAVEETNRRRAIQEAYNQAHGITPQTVQKSVRKVIRPDDYEEEAAQAPLERPEDLREALLNLEEEMWRASEALDFERAALIRDQMRSLEARLLGLPEPTNAGKPRRGRRRR, encoded by the coding sequence ATGTTCCGCTACCGAGGCCCCGAACCCAAAGGCGATCAGCCCAAGGCCATTGCCCAGCTCACCGAGGCCATCCAGGACGGCGAACGCTTTGTGACGCTGCTCGGGGCCACCGGAACCGGCAAGACCGTGACCATGGCCCAGACCATCGCCGCCCTAGGCCGCCCGGCGCTGGTACTCGCCCCCAACAAGGTGCTGGCGGCCCAGCTTGCCTCGGAGTTCCGCGAGCTCTTCCCGGAGAACGCGGTGGAATACTTCATCAGCTACTACGACTACTACCAGCCCGAGGCTTACGTGCCGGGGCGCGACCTCTACATCGAGAAGGACGCCAGCATCAACCCCGAGATCGAGCGGCTGCGCCACTCCACCACCCGCAGCCTCCTCACCCGGCGGGATGTGATCGTGGTGGCCTCGGTCTCGGCCATTTACGGCCTAGGGAGCCCGGAGGACTACCGGAACATGAGCCTGGTGGTGGAGGTGGGGCAAAACCTGCCCCGCGAGGTTCTCCTCGAGCGGCTAGTGGACCTTCAGTATGAGCGAGGGGACCTCCAGCTCGAGCCCGGCAAGTTCCGCGCCAAAGGCGAGGTGCTCGAGGTCTGGCCCGCCTACGAGACCGAGCCCATCCGCATCGAGATGTGGGGGGATACCCTGGAGCGCATCAGCGTGACCCATCCGGTCACCGGGGAACGGCTCAAAGACCTCCCCGGTTTCGTCCTCCTCTCCGCCACCCACTACGCCACGCCGGAAGCCCGGCTCAAGGAGGCCATCCCCCAGATCAAGGCCGACCTCGAGGTGCGGCTGCGCGAGCTGGAGGAGCAGGGTAAGCTCCTCGAGGCCCAGCGGCTCAAGGAGCGCACCCTCTACGACCTGGAGATGCTCGAGGTGATGGGCACCTGCCCGGGCATCGAGAACTACAGCCGTTACCTCTCCGGCAAGGCCCCCGGTGAGCCGCCCTACACGCTGCTGGATTACTTCCCCGAGGATTACCTGACCTTCCTCGACGAGTCGCACGTGACGGTGCCGCAGCTGCGGGGGATGTACAACGGCGACTACATGCGTAAAAAGACCCTGGTGGACTACGGCTTTCGCCTGCCCTCGGCCCTCGATAACCGCCCCTTGCGCTTCAATGAGTTCCTCGAGCGGGTGGGGCAGGTGCTATTCGTCTCGGCTACCCCCGGCCCTTACGAGCGAGAGGTCTCGGGGCGAACCGTCGAGCAGATCATCCGGCCCACCGGGCTCTTAGACCCCAAGGTCACCATCAAACCGGCCCGGGGCCAGATCGAAGACCTGATGGGGGCCATCCGCGCCCGTGCGGCCAAGAAGGAGCGGGTGCTGGTCACGGTGCTTACCGTGCGGATGGCCGAGGAGCTGACCAACTACTTGGTCGAACACGGGATCCGGGCCCGCTACCTGCACCACGAGCTCGACGCCTTCGAGCGCCAGGCCCTCCTGCGCGACCTGCGGCTGGGCCACTTCGACTGCCTGGTGGGCATCAACCTGCTGCGCGAGGGCCTGGACCTGCCGGAGGTGAGCCTGGTGGCCATCCTCGACGCCGACAAGACCGGCTTTTTGCGCAGCGAGCGTTCGCTCATCCAGACCATCGGGCGGGCGGCCCGTAACGCCGAGGGCGAGGTCTACCTCTACGCCGAGACGGTGAGCGAGGCCATGCGGGTTGCGGTAGAGGAGACCAACCGCCGCCGGGCCATCCAGGAGGCGTATAACCAGGCGCACGGCATCACCCCACAGACCGTGCAGAAGTCGGTGCGGAAGGTGATCCGGCCCGACGACTACGAAGAAGAAGCCGCCCAAGCCCCCCTCGAGCGCCCCGAGGATCTGCGCGAGGCCCTCTTGAACTTGGAGGAGGAGATGTGGCGGGCCTCCGAAGCGCTGGACTTCGAGCGGGCGGCCCTTATCCGCGACCAGATGCGCAGCCTCGAGGCCCGGCTATTGGGCCTGCCCGAGCCCACCAACGCCGGCAAGCCGCGGCGGGGGAGAAGGCGGAGATAA
- a CDS encoding E3 binding domain-containing protein: MSEPKITPLARRLAEENGIDWRTLKGSGPEGTIVERDILSFLAKVMAGEIDLPPTPEEQPAPPETIPDISQAQAMLAKEGVSLSDVIPTSQPTPPKATASTFSPPPPGEPPRSGFSVPPLGEKPADKHPTLGDFDIVFDDLGLEAPGLEAEAPASGPNSEPMPAITAEPAPPSLDVTQFPGLSREEQFTWPGVSAPSSDPTGALPHSKPAPLDLGDWGEPEVSASTPAEPPLPSWPEAIPSSWGEPAAQPWQEPSPEPSVPPWQGETVPPAWQAEPAPAEATSFGEESPISELPAEPAPSFAETPEEPAAPEAAEMAPAAWSGFAASGADTTPTPSPQTYFPGDSQVAPTPAAPLRVQAWQQLVQVGAAAQAAETLAQAWHREVGMLPLLYRAAEKALADLELPLRANKGVLEGETLRAYQAVPAHTLRGTLEALEAATEAEGGLVVLVLDSFDQLIFPGAKVLSLGRRLGEQALLSVSGDLEAKTASRLLERVAYYLERPILLA, encoded by the coding sequence ATGAGCGAACCCAAAATCACGCCGTTAGCCCGGCGGTTGGCCGAAGAAAACGGGATCGACTGGCGCACCCTCAAAGGCAGCGGGCCAGAAGGCACCATCGTCGAGCGCGATATCCTCTCCTTCCTGGCTAAGGTCATGGCCGGGGAGATCGACCTGCCCCCTACCCCCGAGGAGCAGCCGGCTCCGCCGGAGACCATCCCCGACATCAGCCAGGCCCAGGCCATGCTGGCCAAAGAGGGGGTGAGCCTGAGCGATGTGATCCCAACCAGCCAGCCAACCCCCCCGAAAGCAACCGCCTCCACCTTTTCGCCCCCGCCTCCTGGAGAGCCCCCGCGGAGCGGTTTCTCAGTACCCCCCCTCGGGGAGAAACCGGCGGATAAGCACCCCACCCTGGGGGATTTCGATATCGTTTTCGATGACTTGGGCTTGGAGGCCCCCGGCCTCGAGGCCGAAGCGCCCGCCAGCGGCCCCAACTCCGAGCCCATGCCGGCGATAACCGCCGAGCCTGCCCCGCCGAGCCTCGACGTGACGCAATTCCCCGGCCTCAGCCGGGAAGAACAGTTCACCTGGCCCGGGGTGAGTGCTCCCTCCTCGGATCCGACCGGTGCGCTTCCTCACAGCAAGCCCGCCCCCCTCGACCTAGGAGACTGGGGCGAGCCCGAGGTAAGCGCATCCACCCCGGCGGAACCCCCCCTGCCGAGCTGGCCCGAAGCTATCCCCTCGAGCTGGGGCGAGCCGGCGGCCCAGCCCTGGCAAGAGCCCTCCCCTGAGCCTTCGGTTCCCCCCTGGCAGGGCGAGACCGTCCCCCCCGCTTGGCAGGCCGAGCCGGCCCCCGCCGAGGCCACGTCCTTCGGGGAAGAATCACCGATCAGCGAGCTTCCCGCCGAACCGGCGCCGAGCTTTGCCGAGACGCCGGAAGAACCTGCAGCCCCTGAGGCCGCCGAGATGGCTCCGGCCGCCTGGAGCGGATTTGCTGCCTCCGGCGCCGATACCACTCCCACCCCTAGCCCCCAGACGTATTTTCCCGGCGACAGCCAGGTAGCCCCCACCCCTGCTGCCCCGCTCCGGGTACAGGCCTGGCAACAGCTCGTGCAAGTCGGGGCGGCTGCCCAAGCCGCGGAGACGCTGGCCCAGGCCTGGCACCGCGAGGTAGGGATGCTACCCCTCCTCTACCGGGCAGCGGAGAAAGCCCTGGCCGACCTCGAGCTGCCGCTGCGGGCCAACAAGGGGGTGCTCGAGGGCGAAACCCTGCGGGCTTACCAGGCCGTTCCCGCCCACACCCTGCGGGGAACCCTGGAAGCCCTAGAGGCCGCCACCGAAGCCGAGGGTGGTCTGGTGGTGCTGGTTTTGGACAGCTTCGACCAGCTCATCTTCCCTGGGGCCAAGGTACTCTCCTTGGGCCGCCGCCTGGGCGAGCAGGCCCTTTTGTCGGTGAGCGGGGATCTGGAGGCAAAGACGGCAAGCCGGCTCTTGGAGCGGGTGGCCTACTACCTCGAGCGGCCTATTTTGCTGGCCTAA